A part of Silurus meridionalis isolate SWU-2019-XX chromosome 18, ASM1480568v1, whole genome shotgun sequence genomic DNA contains:
- the LOC124401409 gene encoding tripartite motif-containing protein 16-like produces MAKSSISIDQDQFTCAVCLDFLKDPATLPCGHIFCKVCIEQFWDQDNQKGIYSCPKCRETVPHKNMLSVKKTATQVVSGDVECDFCTVRKHKAVKSCLMCVASYCEFHLKPHLERPALKKHTLTEASENLQEKICSEHDEVLKIYCRTDRTCICHLCMIDNHKGHDTVTAAAERVEKQSELKAEQIISEQRIQEKQKKVQELKQAVNTIKLSAQTAVKETLRVFTEMIRSMEKKRSEVTEMIRDQEKAEVSRAERLVEQLEQEISDLQRRVNEMEQLSHTHDHIRFLQASGRRSPVVDRPNFETSSITLHQHLSFDGVRNSLSDLKKRLEEFCEEEFSKIHPHAAAVQIISPPEPESREDFLKYFCYLTLDPDTAYRKLVLSENNRVVRYIEKEQPYFDHPERFDSWPQVLCKESVCGRCYWEVERSRDGCVDISVSYKDIRRKGQNKKYLFGRNNQSWSLWCSPSSLSFHHKDIKTDLKVPASSRIGVYVDQSAGILSFYSVSDRIKLLHRVYTTFTQPLYAGFGPSWSFDSNVKLCDP; encoded by the exons atggCCAAGTCCAGTATATCCATAGATCAAGACCAGTTCACCTGTGCAGTGTGTCTGGATTTCTTGAAGGATCCTGCAACTCTCCCCTGCGGTCACATTTTTTGTAAGGTGTGTATTGAACAATTTTGGGATCAGGATAATCAGAAGGGTATCTACAGCTGCCCTAAATGCCGAGAAACGGTTCCACACAAAAACATGCTGAGCGTAAAGAAGACTGCAACCCAAGTTGTATCTGGAGATGTGGAGTGTGATTTCTGCACTGTGAGAAAACACAAAGCTGTGAAATCCTGCCTGATGTGTGTGGCGTCTTATTGCGAATTTCATCTCAAACCTCATCTCGAACGGCCCGCTTTGAAAAAACACACCTTGACCGAAGCCTCGGAAAACCTACAAGAGAAGATCTGCTCTGAGCACGACGAAGTGCTGAAAATCTACTGTCGTACTGATCGAACCTGCATCTGTCATCTGTGTATGATTGATAATCACAAAGGACACGACACCGTCACAGCTGCAGCGGAAAGAGTCGAGAAACAG AGTGAGCTGAAAGCAGAGCAGATCATATCCGAGCAGAGaatccaggagaagcagaagaaggtgcaggagctgaaacaAGCTGTAAACACTATAAAG CTAAGTGCTCAGACAGCAGTAAAGGAAACTTTGAGGGTCTTTACTGAAATGATCAGATCCATGGAGAAAAAGCGCTCAGAGGTGACTGAGATGATCAGAGATCAGGAGAAGGCTGAAGTGAGTCGTGCTGAACGACTGGTGGAGCAACTGGAGCAAGAGATTTCTGATCTTCAGAGGAGAGTCAATGAGAtggagcagctttcacacacacacgatcacatcCGTTTTCTCCAG GCATCTGGACGTCGCTCTCCTGTAGTAGATAGACCAAATTTTGAAACATCCAGCATCACTCTTCATCAACATCTCTCTTTTGATGGGGTGAGGAATTCTCTCTCAGATCTGAAGAAAAGGCTTGAGGAATTCTGTGAGGAGGAATTCAGCAAAATTCATCCACATG CTGCAGCCGTTCAGATCATTTCCCCACCAGAGCCGGAGAGCAGAGAAGATTTCCTGAAAT ATTTTTGCTATCTGACTCTGGATCCCGACACGGCATATCGTAAACTCGTTTTGTCTGAGAACAATAGAGTCGTGAGATATATCGAGAAGGAGCAGCCATACTTTGATCATCCAGAGAGATTTGACTCCTGGCCTCAGGTGTTGtgtaaggagagtgtgtgtggacgctGTTATTGGGAGGTGGAGCGGAGTCGGGATGGATGCGTGGACATATCAGTCTCATATAAAGACATCAGAAGGAAAGGACAGAATAAGAAATATCTGTTTGGAAGGAATaatcagtcctggagtctgTGGTGTTCTCCTTCTTCTCTATCTTTCCATCACAAAGACATCAAGACTGATCTCAAAGTTCCAGCATCCTCCAGAATCGGAGTCTATGTGGATCAAAGTGCAGGAATTCTGTCCTTCTACAGCGTCTCTGACAGAATAAAACTTCTTCACAGAGTCtacaccacattcactcagcctCTATATGCCGGGTTTGGTCCCTCCTGGTCTTTTGattcaaatgtaaaattgtgTGATCCGTAA
- the LOC124401441 gene encoding uncharacterized protein LOC124401441 isoform X1 — MAKWMERSCECENLQILNRCCRLKGNKDIQITAYTGDSVLLPCSCTDLHTKPQIFTWSKYDKKDKWIKISPESDQYTNKFQLVNESSGYSLFISHVTGNDDGYYMCMNEVGEIRYIRLIVEGCKLTEKLVYVTGYVGQSVLLPCSCSDLQAKPHTFTWLFYKDFQYKEIYPKDQTNLYTGRVQLINDHPGNLSLLISQLTLKDEGYYRCEIRKIITDVPLVVKDAPIWPLTSTPIITTTNSTSESLPFIPFAVVTAIFLHIIVAVVYCSTRKKGLKNSLLQQR, encoded by the exons ATGGCTAAATGGATGGAGAGATCGTGTGAATGTGAGAACCTGCAAATTCTGAACAGAT GCTGCAGGCTAAAGGGAAATAAAGATATACAAATCACTGCATACACAGGAGACTCAGTACTGCTGCCCTGCTCCTGCACTGACCTCCACACCAAACCTCAAATATTCACATGGAGCAAATATGATAAAAAGGATAAATGGATAAAGATATCTCCTGAGAGTGATCAGTACACCAACAAATTTCAGCTGGTTAATGAGTCTTCAGGATATTCTCTATTCATATCACACGTGACTGGAAACGATGATGGATACtacatgtgtatgaatgaaGTGGGTGAAATCAGGTATATAAGACTCATCGTTGAAG GTTGTAAACTGACTGAAAAATTAGTGTATGTGACTGGGTATGTGGGACAGTCTGTCCTTTTGCCATGCTCCTGCTCTGACCTGCAAGCCAAACCCCACACTTTCACATGGTTATTTTATAAGGATTTTCAATATAAAGAAATCTACCCAAAGGACCAGACAAATCTGTACACAGGCAGAGTTCAGCTTATTAATGATCATCCAGGAAATCTATCTTTACTGATATCACAGCTGACTTTAAAGGATGAAGGGTATTACAGATGTGAGATAAGGAAAATCAttacagatgttccacttgtaGTAAAAG ATGCCCCAATATGGCCTTTAACATCCACACCCATTATCACAACAACTAATTCCACATCAG AGTCTCTTCCCTTCATCCCCTTCGCTGTGGTGACTGCGATCTTCCTGCACATTATCGTGGCTGTGGTCTACTGCTCCACCAGAAAGAAAG GTCTAAAAAACAGTTTACTACAGCAAAGGTAA
- the LOC124401441 gene encoding uncharacterized protein LOC124401441 isoform X2: protein MRICFYLLFFFLHVNAGCRLKGNKDIQITAYTGDSVLLPCSCTDLHTKPQIFTWSKYDKKDKWIKISPESDQYTNKFQLVNESSGYSLFISHVTGNDDGYYMCMNEVGEIRYIRLIVEGCKLTEKLVYVTGYVGQSVLLPCSCSDLQAKPHTFTWLFYKDFQYKEIYPKDQTNLYTGRVQLINDHPGNLSLLISQLTLKDEGYYRCEIRKIITDVPLVVKDAPIWPLTSTPIITTTNSTSESLPFIPFAVVTAIFLHIIVAVVYCSTRKKGLKNSLLQQR from the exons ATGCGGATTTGTTtttatcttctgtttttttttctccacgtCAATGCAG GCTGCAGGCTAAAGGGAAATAAAGATATACAAATCACTGCATACACAGGAGACTCAGTACTGCTGCCCTGCTCCTGCACTGACCTCCACACCAAACCTCAAATATTCACATGGAGCAAATATGATAAAAAGGATAAATGGATAAAGATATCTCCTGAGAGTGATCAGTACACCAACAAATTTCAGCTGGTTAATGAGTCTTCAGGATATTCTCTATTCATATCACACGTGACTGGAAACGATGATGGATACtacatgtgtatgaatgaaGTGGGTGAAATCAGGTATATAAGACTCATCGTTGAAG GTTGTAAACTGACTGAAAAATTAGTGTATGTGACTGGGTATGTGGGACAGTCTGTCCTTTTGCCATGCTCCTGCTCTGACCTGCAAGCCAAACCCCACACTTTCACATGGTTATTTTATAAGGATTTTCAATATAAAGAAATCTACCCAAAGGACCAGACAAATCTGTACACAGGCAGAGTTCAGCTTATTAATGATCATCCAGGAAATCTATCTTTACTGATATCACAGCTGACTTTAAAGGATGAAGGGTATTACAGATGTGAGATAAGGAAAATCAttacagatgttccacttgtaGTAAAAG ATGCCCCAATATGGCCTTTAACATCCACACCCATTATCACAACAACTAATTCCACATCAG AGTCTCTTCCCTTCATCCCCTTCGCTGTGGTGACTGCGATCTTCCTGCACATTATCGTGGCTGTGGTCTACTGCTCCACCAGAAAGAAAG GTCTAAAAAACAGTTTACTACAGCAAAGGTAA